The genomic window cggcggcgacgactcgacgtcgacgacgggagAGGAATCGCGCGCTCCGCGCAATCGTCATAGGAAACGTCACGTTGCACGTGACGACGCCAAAATAAAGTTGAATCGTCAGACGACTTCCGGTCACGGTCACAGTCATGGCGGCAGAGATGGTGACGGCAAGGAAGGCACCGCTGCCGCCGGGTCGTCGGACGATTCCGGCGCGCCGAGTAGCAGCaaatcgccgacgtcgtccgaGAAGACGGAGGACACCAGCAGTAGTGCAAACCAGCGCGGGTCCTCCGTGTCTGATACGAGTCCGCGCGAGTACGATAGCGCCTATTCGCCCAAGTGGCTTCTCAACCTTGTCGCCGAGACGGGAGAGTTTGAGCAGTTGGAAACGGTGTTTGGCGACGAGGATTGGCCAAAGCAAATCTACTGCAATCTTTTGAGACTTTTTCCTGACGACTTCGAGTTTCACGAGCAGGGAAGTTACATTGAAAAAGTGATTGAAAACTATCAACTCGGCAAGTTCACGAGTGGACTCTTTGTTCTCGAGGTGGCACACAGCCTGGCAACTTTTGCTCGTGTACTCAGCTACCCTCACTGTTACTTGAACAGAAAAATTCAACGTTTTGAATTGCATGGCGGTAACGATGCCAAGCAAGCGGTTCTCTTCTACATGGGAAATGATGCTGAAGGATTTCTCAAAACGTTCTTGCCTCACGGAATCATTCCAGGATTGAATTCCTGGAGTGCaggcaattaattaaccctAGCTAAGGAAGAAACAAAGCGCACATCTTAGTAGCAGCACAATATTTTTATCTAGATAGGTAGAGAGTTCGGAGATTCGCTGTTCGATAGCCGAACAGGTCCTTATATATACATTTATGTTCTAAGAAATTGGAAACTATTTGCTGATACCGTACCTAGGTACTTGTAGATAGATTACATGTTTAATTCATTACATGTGAATAGATTTGCATCGTACTCCCTATATTATCTATAGCAGGTATTATTAGTACCTACTGTACCAGGGCGGGGAGGTCCTCCAGAGACCACCTCCTCGCAGTAGCGCGCGCCTGCTGTTCCGGCTTGGAGTGAGTCATGAGATTTCTCCTTTGTTCTCTTCTACTCCTCGTTTGCTACGTCGATAATGGAACGCCAGATTTAATCGGCGGCTGCGCGGGAACCCAATACGGTTGCTGCTCGGACGGCATGACGGCATCGCGCGGTCCGGCCCCCAACTCGGGCTgtccgacgaaaacgacggccGAATGCGCCAGCTTTCTCGCTGGCCTACCGCTCATCTGCACGACTCGCACGAACTGTCTCGAATTGGACTGCTATCTCGACGTATTCGGCTTCAGGATCGAAATGGACTTCATCGTTCATCGCTGCGCCGATCCCGTATCGGTCAACGTCACGGTGATCGTCGCTCAGCTCGGGAATTTTCATTGGACGCACGAATTCACCGGAAATACGTCACTGCAAATTCCCGGACTGGTGGTGCCGCTCGGCGCCGTCGGAACGGTTCGCGTGTCGGCCGACGTCCACGTCTACAAACGGGCCGACGATATATACATGAGTAGTCGAGTGCTCGCCTACATCGACAGTCCCACTCCTGGCAGTCGGCTCGTGCTCACGGACGAGACCGTTCTCAAGGACGACAAGCTGCCGGTGAGCACGGTCGAATGCAGAAATCGACCGCCCGCGTCCATGTGCTCTAATTGCAAAGCAGGCAATTGCCTGTGGGGTCTAGACGGAGGCGCCGTCTGCTACAAGTGTCCCGATTCGAGTCCGTGTCCCGGTTCACCCGTTTGCGGCAGCGACATTCGCTCGTACGATTCGCACTGCGCGCTCCGACGAGCCGCCTGCACGAAAGGCAAAGAGATCTCCGTTATTCACGCGGGTCGTTGCAGCAACAACGAAcgaccgacgtcgttcgaagtTCTCACCGGCCTGCCGTCTTTGAAGGATCTGTTGGGAAACGCGAAAAAGTTCGTAGAcagtgccgtcgtcgcgctcatattcaacgtgacgacgaagcaGGCGAAGGCCTTCACGAAGGCTTCGATTGCGGAGAAGCTGAACGACACGTTGCCGTATCGAATCGTCGTGCTGAGCTACGCGGTCCACGTGCCGCAGGCGAACGTACCGGGCGATAGTCCCCAAGCTATGGCGACGTTTTTTGCCTATTACTTTCATTCGAATCAGGATACGGTCGTTCCCGTCGCCGAACTCATCAGTACCGTGAAGGTGAGGAGAGCTCAAGTGGCCCAAGCGCTCGGTGCCCCTGTCGCTGACGTTAAGCCTTATgattcgtcgttgtcgtcgtcgtcgtcgtcgccgtcgtcgtcgtcgtcgtcgccgtcgtcgtcgtcgccgtcgtcgtcgtcgtcgccttcctCCAAATCGAACACGTCTATTATTATTGCTGCTGTGGTGTCCGTCACCGGCGCGATTCTCGTAACGCTTCTCGTTTTGACTGCTGCGTACTACGTcaagaagaagtcgtcgtcgaatcgggcTTCAGATACTGTCTATTTGCCTGAAAACGACGTGGTGAACTTTGAATCGCCCACCTACGAGTCGGAGCCCTCTTCGACGTAGTAGGAGAGAGAGGATCGTTCGCCTAACGTTGGTCTATCTCTATATATCAAGTTTATATTTTGTGCGTAGAGGCTAGATTATTccgatttctttgttttgtttcgTATAAGTGGGATCCCTCGCTATTTTTGTCTACGTGCGCTACGAGAGAAAGGTCCTTTGTTCTGTTTTTCCTTCCTACTTGTCTTTACCCTTTTGTTCGTCAGCTGGACGAGCGGCTGACTGAATGCCCTTGTTTTTAGAACAGTGCATTAGAATGAAATTTGTGTGTTCACCTTTGTGCGTCCGAAATCATTTTTGTAGCTTGTCCACGACGAGAGCTGCGGCTTTCGTTTGGACGACGTGGCCATCGGAACTACGCGTAGAGCACCAAAGTACGCACGTGGATATTTTATACCTACACTGTCTGTATACCTACCTATTCCTGCGGCAGGAACGTGTTTGACCAAATTGCAGCCGTAGCGACTCGTATTTCCTTGCAGTTCTGGCTTTATGATAGGCTCCTGATAGGCAATTCGCGTGAAGGTGTTGAGACTTTGAGAACGAGGCTTGAGTTGTTTTTTCAGAAAAGTTGGGACGTACGGCTCCACGCCTAGTCAATCAATGTTGTATATTGATTACTTAGTAGATCATAGAGAGTGGGTGGTGGTGACCTTGTTGAATTCCTCGATACTCCGTGTGatacgtcgtttttgttcGATCTGCCAATTCTCGTTCAAGAGCGTCCACCGTTTCGCAGCGCTGGGGAGAACGCGGGTTGGAAGGAAATCGCCAAATAATGAAAGTCTGGAGAAATGAGGAGGTCTCATATTGACGGGGTTGGCGACACAAACATATGTACCTTTGGTGGGTGAGGATTATTGCGACGATCTCCTGACGCTGTACCAGACCGCATGGGTTTGCTTCTGCTCATTGGCTTCACGTCGTACTCAACAGAATAGACCGTTTTTGCAGCCGGCTGTTCGCCTTTGAAGAAGagatccgtcgacggcggtctGCAACATAGAAGACGTGGTCGTCGTTTAACTTTTTTTACGTGCCTCGAAGTGCAATGTAAATGCAGCCACGCCTTTTTGACAAGTACTTTACCTGATTGGCCTCGTGCGGTAAGccattttctgttgaaaatGCCTCTGATGACTCGTTTCCATTAAATTTCCTCCTCTCGCTCTCTCGCGAAAAAAACACACAGCGACCGTTTCCGTGTAGATATACGGGGCGCCCCGTCTCCAAGCTGGTGCAATCACGTGCGACGACAAGCGTGCGCAAATATGGCTCGGCTCTCCAGCTGTCTACACGCAAAACGAGTGAGAAATGAATAAATACGTCGTGAAACAGGTCATAGGAGAAGGTCTGCATAGCCAACGAACGCGCAAATCGATCGACATCGAAGATTCGGTTCTGTTTACAGGATCGTACGGCGTCGTGCTCAAATGCAGGCACAAGGTAGCTTGGTTTGCGTCCGCTGCACGCGTAATCATGTTCTTTGGCGAAGATAACAAAGGAACTGGTCGCTATCAAGAAGTTCAAGGACACGGAAGGTAGAAATTAGGGAGGAAATCATTTTCAGTATGCGGAACGCACGAGTAGTTTTTATTTCTGTGATGCTTGGGAAGGGAAACTGTAGAAACAATAATCTGGTAGAGAATTCGGGACGAAAGtagattttaaaaaaattattttaagAGGTATAACTGTAGATGATTCCGAGGCTCGTAGAAACATTATGAGAGAGCTTAGTGTCCTTCAAAAGCTGAAGCAAGAGAACATTATTGGGCTAAAGTCAGTTTGAATGCGAGTCACTCTCCCGTTTCTTATGGAAGACTCTCTGGCAGAGAGGCGTTTCGGCGAAAGGGAAAACTTTATATGGTATTTGAGTACGTGGAAAAAACGCTGTTGCAAGTATTAGAAGAAAATCCTGACGGTCTGGATATAAAGAGTGTTAGGTTAGATCGGTTTGCGTTTATAGAAGCGTGGCTCTCATCATTTggtacatacatatatataggTCATTCACTCATCAGCTTATAAAAGCTGTTGATTGCTGTCACCAAAACGACGTTATCCACAGAGGTTGATAAGCCAAGAGACTgctcatttttttgtctgaTACGCGTATTGGCGTAGATATTAAGCCAGAGAATTTGCTGATTGGATCAAGTGGAATTCTAAAGCTTTGCGACTTTGGTATGTTAGTAAACTTTGCACTAGGGGACCCATGCTTTGACGATTTTATCTAGGATTTGCTCGTTCAATGTCAACGCATGGAAGCGCTCCCTTTACTGATTACGTTGCGACGAGATGGTACAGATCTCCTGAACTTCTTCTCGGGTAAAAATTCTACTGAGAGACATTTTATAATAAGAGCATGTTTTCGTATTAGGTCATCGTATGGTGCACCTGTCGATATTTGGTCTATTGGTTGCATTATGGGGGAGATTTCCGACGGGAAGCCTATTTTTCCtggcgaaagcgaaatcgaTCAACTGTTTGTTATTCAACAGGTAACAAAAATCAGGACACGTCATTTCCTCTTCAgttattctttttctcttaggtCATGGGACCCCTGCCTCCTGATCAGATTGAAGTGTTCTTGAATAGTCCTCGATTCGTGGGATTGAAAGTGCGTCGCGTGTGTGAGATTACATTAGACGTTGATGCTACATTTTTATCTGTGTTAGTTTCCTGACACCGGTGACCGGTCGAGGCAATCGTTAGATGAGCGCTACGCCTTATTAATGGACAAGCATCTGCTAGATCTGATGAAGGTTTTAGAAACTCTTTTCGTATTGACAGAACGTAATCTAACGAGCACATATCGTGCGTGTAGTCTTTACTTCAGCTTAGGCCTCAAGATCGACTCTCTTCCCGGCAGTGTGTCGAGCACGTGGCTTTTGGTTGTGCACACGTGGAGGAAGAGGTAGGAAAAACGAAGCAGTTTCCGAAGATGCTTCCTCCTGAACTGACGGAAGCGAAAAAGGTGTCCAAAGAGAAACCCAAGCCACAGAAGGTAAAGAAATGAAatacgaagaagagaatttaTATATACAGATAACGTCATTTATAGCTCGCTAGTATTGTGACTCCTTTGCACGCTCACAGCTCAATGGAAGAGCCCACCGAGCATCAATCGTCTCCCTCTACCTCCCCAATGAATAGCCGAAAACAGAAGGCAGCCAAGGTATGTGGATAGATAAAACATCCCAACTGACTACTCTAATTTTTGACCAAGATTCATCACAAAACAAGTCGAAAAGTTAGTGATTTGGCCAGCACGGGTACACCGAGTctttttgattatttttctaaCCCTCACATGAGTTTTTAGCTCACACGGATTTGGGCGCTCTCTTTTTGGAATCAAAATCGAAAGTGACGGCGGGCGCCGTGCCGCTTGGTTCTGACGCCGATTTCAGTTCTCGTCATATGATCTCCTTGCTTCCCTCcgcttcgtcatcgtcgttttccccgGTGAAAGGAAGTCTTGGAAAATCGTTTGCAGTTTCGGAGGGCAGAACAAGCCTGCCTTCGGCATCTTTCCTTTATCCCAGGAGAAAGCCATCTGTCGATTCACAACGTTTTTACAATAAGATGTCAAGCCTATGTCTACCAAAgtacaaaaaaatagaagGAATGAAAGTAAGGCTATGTACCTGGCTCCTTTGCTTTAGGACCTTGGATACATATTCTGCCAGTGGGGCGACATTTCCCAACCTAAATCACTCCTATCCTCCACCCAAGATTGCAACTGATAAGAAAAGGAGACCGTTCAATACAGCACTGGTAGCGCGATCTTATTGGTTCTTCTTTGGTAGTCTAGTTGAATTTTTAGACCGGTCCTCTATCAGAACTTCCTTCCCCTCCATCTCCAACTCCGCGTCTCCATCACAACCCGACTGACGCTGTTTTTGGCTCGTCTTCTGCTACTCGATCTGTTCCACCTTTACGGCTTGACTTGCTAACCTCTCCCGTTGCTGAACGCGGGATTCCTATTGCTGGGGATAAGCTAAAACTGAAGCCGCTTTTGATTCCATCAGATAAGTACGACGGAGATGCAAAGCCATTGGCAGGTGGAGACAAAGATCGAGCAGGAACACGGGGACAGCCAAATGAAGAGACATAAAACCTCTAGGTTTATATATTAtcttaattattaattaacaattACCGCTTTTTTCTAGAAGATTGATTTATTTAGCATAATATCCACTATATAAAGTCGAGAAATATGTATAGCCATGAACTTGGAAACGACTGGCAGTGACTGCACGGCGGCGCTCTCGCCTCGCTTTTTTCTAGCGCGCGGTATACGGCGCGCCGCCACTGccgcgatttttcttttttagattacGAGACTCCCGCACACCGTGAGCTACATTTTCCCGGTGATCTCCAATGGGGGAGACGAAGGACGGTCTCAGAGACTCGATCCGAGACGTAGATAATCAAGAGCCGTGCACATCCGCTGCAACTCTCGTCTTCGCTGATGTCCTGTTCCTTTTGCGAAGCTTCCTTTAGGTCTGAACACGAAATCGCGGCCATCAATTTCGGTTCTGCGCGCATTTCTCTGGCAAATCATGAAACGCGCTACGAATGTTCGCCGCTTGTCTCTGCTTTCATAATTCGGTCAAGCTAAGCGAGAATCAAGTCCGAGATGAGTTGCGCGACGGCCATACGTTTATAAGTTGTGCacatttaattttattttcacgCATCACACAGCCGTTTTATACTCGTGCAATACTAAATAATATATGTCTCCTTCAGCGCGTCGCCTTTATCGCTGCCGTCCTTTTCAtgcatcgtcgccgtcgttttgatttcttttctttcctctttctcgatCAAGTtctgtcttcgtcatcgttttccttcagcgTGCGACCTAAAAATTCTAATTAGTCACTGCCAAGTAATCCGTatacgtaccttttggttgcgtccgtattagcgtaacccaggctacaccgcgcggaggttcggacgcttcgtagcccagggaagtcttcgcaaagcgatgacccccttccaaaaaatATCGGGCGAGTTGCGACGTCATCGGCCACCCCAGCAGTACCCACCTGGATGAGAAacggcccctaataccgagtcccccggtgcgctggtaccaaacccttcggtatgtcttcctgagaagaaccggggctTGAGAGGTGGAGAGCGGCTGACCACGGTTTGTAGGAGTTGACAGAAAAGACGTGCAATGCCCAAACCGAAGTCTCCTGAGCCAAATCATCCTCAGTCTAATCGTGCCTctcgggtgagaaaagtgccggcaaccaggccatttatgaacaccccctccgaGCCGTACCCACTCTGCCTAGCGCGGATCGTGCTcgttggcaacaataagacgtTGGCGATCTTTTTGCCCAGTGCGTAAGCCGAGGCCGAAaccccccatcgccctgcttacaggctccggcacggtttacccgtgggccacgctgatccaaCGATCCAGACTGCCTTTTGCCAagctcccgagccagtccgtcaaggacgagacgcagattgctccgcgccgcatccaccctcggccgcaactgaaggaaatcggtgtgcgcttcgcttttgaacagtGTAGCCCCacccagcgcgctcattggtccgctGTGTCACGTGCTGTGACGTGCAGCGCACTCGTTGGTTCCTTCGAATAGGTGCGAATTCGTAAACCGGTTTCAATACCGGTTTGACTATTGATTGCATCATGATTATAGTCAGCAGTTCTATTTTTTGCAATGAAATGATGCAAGATTTCACGCTCTACGTTCAAGATGACGAAAAATGCCTCGTGGTCACctttccttcttcgtcttaCGCTTCGTATTATCGAAGTACGTGCCAGGCTTACGGTTCGATTTAGCGGCACCACGTGTCAAACGGTTATCCGGGTTTGAAAATGGCGCACGAAGATCCACTTCGGCAGTTTCTCCGTCTCCCTGACGTTCCGCGAGAGCTCTCCGTCGATTTTTCTGGTCGATCGTTAAAGCTAAACGGTGCCGAAGACGGTAAGAAACTCGTTGGGCCGCGTATCGAAACAAAAGCGAGAGTTCGCTAGCCGAACCAATCGCGAAAGCGATCAAAGAGCACGACGGCTTGACTCTACTGCGATTATCGGGAAAcacgatcggcgtcgaagcgTCGGCAGTCATAGCCGAAGCGCTGGAGTCGAAACCAAGCCTAAAAGTAATTTCCCCGCGGTCACGGGTCGCGAAGACATAATTCTATACGTTCTATAGTTCTCTCTTTTGAGTGACATGTACACGGGAAGATTGCGTTCAGAGATACCGCCGTCTTTGGTAA from Oscarella lobularis chromosome 1, ooOscLobu1.1, whole genome shotgun sequence includes these protein-coding regions:
- the LOC136186037 gene encoding uncharacterized protein; this translates as METSHQRHFQQKMAYRTRPIRPPSTDLFFKGEQPAAKTVYSVEYDVKPMSRSKPMRSGTASGDRRNNPHPPKTFIIWRFPSNPRSPQRCETVDALERELADRTKTTYHTEYRGIQQGVEPYVPTFLKKQLKPRSQSLNTFTRIAYQEPIIKPELQGNTSRYGCNLVKHVPAAGIVPMATSSKRKPQLSSWTSYKNDFGRTKSAARPADEQKGKDK
- the LOC136185891 gene encoding uncharacterized protein; the encoded protein is MRFLLCSLLLLVCYVDNGTPDLIGGCAGTQYGCCSDGMTASRGPAPNSGCPTKTTAECASFLAGLPLICTTRTNCLELDCYLDVFGFRIEMDFIVHRCADPVSVNVTVIVAQLGNFHWTHEFTGNTSLQIPGLVVPLGAVGTVRVSADVHVYKRADDIYMSSRVLAYIDSPTPGSRLVLTDETVLKDDKLPVSTVECRNRPPASMCSNCKAGNCLWGLDGGAVCYKCPDSSPCPGSPVCGSDIRSYDSHCALRRAACTKGKEISVIHAGRCSNNERPTSFEVLTGLPSLKDLLGNAKKFVDSAVVALIFNVTTKQAKAFTKASIAEKLNDTLPYRIVVLSYAVHVPQANVPGDSPQAMATFFAYYFHSNQDTVVPVAELISTVKVRRAQVAQALGAPVADVKPYDSSLSSSSSSPSSSSSSPSSSSPSSSSSPSSKSNTSIIIAAVVSVTGAILVTLLVLTAAYYVKKKSSSNRASDTVYLPENDVVNFESPTYESEPSST
- the LOC136185940 gene encoding uncharacterized protein: MQSRAKSLSDSGVVSASEASANESSSSSSWTDASTDRLHFWKKQINQNVKGSYYVVGRAFHEILNKEQLLKTSAFVPWVRENFGLTRSTAYEYLRAYKVVDLLQRNDPSLPVPSTLSHFRVFNKCTLEDGGLEACRVWRRVLEGVPENCQRLTAKVVLSSRRRDSANAGGGDDSTSTTGEESRAPRNRHRKRHVARDDAKIKLNRQTTSGHGHSHGGRDGDGKEGTAAAGSSDDSGAPSSSKSPTSSEKTEDTSSSANQRGSSVSDTSPREYDSAYSPKWLLNLVAETGEFEQLETVFGDEDWPKQIYCNLLRLFPDDFEFHEQGSYIEKVIENYQLGKFTSGLFVLEVAHSLATFARVLSYPHCYLNRKIQRFELHGGNDAKQAVLFYMGNDAEGFLKTFLPHGIIPGLNSWSAGN
- the LOC136185820 gene encoding cyclin-dependent kinase-like 1 isoform X2, giving the protein MNKYVVKQVIGEGSYGVVLKCRHKITKELVAIKKFKDTEDDSEARRNIMRELSVLQKLKQENIIGLKEAFRRKGKLYMVFEYVEKTLLQVLEENPDGLDIKSVRSFTHQLIKAVDCCHQNDVIHRDIKPENLLIGSSGILKLCDFGFARSMSTHGSAPFTDYVATRWYRSPELLLGSSYGAPVDIWSIGCIMGEISDGKPIFPGESEIDQLFVIQQVMGPLPPDQIEVFLNSPRFVGLKFPDTGDRSRQSLDERYALLMDKHLLDLMKSLLQLRPQDRLSSRQCVEHVAFGCAHVEEEVGKTKQFPKMLPPELTEAKKVSKEKPKPQKLASIVTPLHAHSSMEEPTEHQSSPSTSPMNSRKQKAAKIHHKTSRKVSDLASTAHTDLGALFLESKSKVTAGAVPLGSDADFSSRHMISLLPSASSSSFSPVKGSLGKSFAVSEGRTSLPSASFLYPRRKPSVDSQRFYNKMSSLCLPKTLDTYSASGATFPNLNHSYPPPKIATDKKRRPFNTALTGPLSELPSPPSPTPRLHHNPTDAVFGSSSATRSVPPLRLDLLTSPVAERGIPIAGDKLKLKPLLIPSDKYDGDAKPLAGGDKDRAGTRGQPNEET
- the LOC136185820 gene encoding cyclin-dependent kinase-like 1 isoform X1 yields the protein MNKYVVKQVIGEGLHSQRTRKSIDIEDSVLFTGSYGVVLKCRHKITKELVAIKKFKDTEDDSEARRNIMRELSVLQKLKQENIIGLKEAFRRKGKLYMVFEYVEKTLLQVLEENPDGLDIKSVRSFTHQLIKAVDCCHQNDVIHRDIKPENLLIGSSGILKLCDFGFARSMSTHGSAPFTDYVATRWYRSPELLLGSSYGAPVDIWSIGCIMGEISDGKPIFPGESEIDQLFVIQQVMGPLPPDQIEVFLNSPRFVGLKFPDTGDRSRQSLDERYALLMDKHLLDLMKSLLQLRPQDRLSSRQCVEHVAFGCAHVEEEVGKTKQFPKMLPPELTEAKKVSKEKPKPQKLASIVTPLHAHSSMEEPTEHQSSPSTSPMNSRKQKAAKIHHKTSRKVSDLASTAHTDLGALFLESKSKVTAGAVPLGSDADFSSRHMISLLPSASSSSFSPVKGSLGKSFAVSEGRTSLPSASFLYPRRKPSVDSQRFYNKMSSLCLPKTLDTYSASGATFPNLNHSYPPPKIATDKKRRPFNTALTGPLSELPSPPSPTPRLHHNPTDAVFGSSSATRSVPPLRLDLLTSPVAERGIPIAGDKLKLKPLLIPSDKYDGDAKPLAGGDKDRAGTRGQPNEET
- the LOC136185820 gene encoding cyclin-dependent kinase-like 5 isoform X4; translation: MNKYVVKQVIGEGLHSQRTRKSIDIEDSVLFTGSYGVVLKCRHKITKELVAIKKFKDTEDDSEARRNIMRELSVLQKLKQENIIGLKEAFRRKGKLYMVFEYVEKTLLQVLEENPDGLDIKSVRSFTHQLIKAVDCCHQNDVIHRDIKPENLLIGSSGILKLCDFGFARSMSTHGSAPFTDYVATRWYRSPELLLGSSYGAPVDIWSIGCIMGEISDGKPIFPGESEIDQLFVIQQVMGPLPPDQIEVFLNSPRFVGLKFPDTGDRSRQSLDERYALLMDKHLLDLMKSLLQLRPQDRLSSRQCVEHVAFGCAHVEEEVGKTKQFPKMLPPELTEAKKVSKEKPKPQKLASIVTPLHAHSSMEEPTEHQSSPSTSPMNSRKQKAAKIHHKTSRKLTRIWALSFWNQNRK
- the LOC136185820 gene encoding cyclin-dependent kinase-like 1 isoform X3; translation: MRELSVLQKLKQENIIGLKEAFRRKGKLYMVFEYVEKTLLQVLEENPDGLDIKSVRSFTHQLIKAVDCCHQNDVIHRDIKPENLLIGSSGILKLCDFGFARSMSTHGSAPFTDYVATRWYRSPELLLGSSYGAPVDIWSIGCIMGEISDGKPIFPGESEIDQLFVIQQVMGPLPPDQIEVFLNSPRFVGLKFPDTGDRSRQSLDERYALLMDKHLLDLMKSLLQLRPQDRLSSRQCVEHVAFGCAHVEEEVGKTKQFPKMLPPELTEAKKVSKEKPKPQKLASIVTPLHAHSSMEEPTEHQSSPSTSPMNSRKQKAAKIHHKTSRKVSDLASTAHTDLGALFLESKSKVTAGAVPLGSDADFSSRHMISLLPSASSSSFSPVKGSLGKSFAVSEGRTSLPSASFLYPRRKPSVDSQRFYNKMSSLCLPKTLDTYSASGATFPNLNHSYPPPKIATDKKRRPFNTALTGPLSELPSPPSPTPRLHHNPTDAVFGSSSATRSVPPLRLDLLTSPVAERGIPIAGDKLKLKPLLIPSDKYDGDAKPLAGGDKDRAGTRGQPNEET